The Tautonia plasticadhaerens nucleotide sequence GCACCGGCCGGTCGGGCCGCGGGCGGCTCGGTGGGGCGTCGAGGAGTCGGGCGAGTGGGGGGTGCACGGGGGGCCTCGGCTGGTCTGGTCGACCAGTGTAACGCGGGGCCGCCCGTCGTGCCCCGGGCATGGGGGCCGGATCCCTCGCAAACGAGCAGGAGAGGGGAGGGAGGGCGGTGCGACTGGCCGGCGGCCCGGGGAGGAGCCCCGGGCATCGGCGCGAGAAGTCTGTTAAAACACGGCACCACGGATCAGAGTCCTGGGGCCCCGGAGCGGGGGCCCGGGGCCGATCGAGACGAACCGCAGGGAGACGACCCGTGACCGCGATCGTTCTGGCCGCCCTTGCACTCGCCCCCCACGCCCCCCACGCCGGCGGGGCCGAGCTGATCGAGGCCCGACGCATCTGGGACGAGGCTCCCCACAGCGCCTTCACCGACCTGATCCGCTTCGACGGCCGCTGGCTCTGCACCTTCCGGGAGGGCCGGGGGCACGTCTCCCCCGACGGGGCGATCCGGGTGATCGCCTCGGTCGACGGGGAGTCGTGGGAGTCGATCGCCCGGCTGACCTCCCACTCGGCCGACCTCCGGGACCCGAAGCTCAGCGTCATGCCCGACGGCCGATTGATGCTCACCGCCGCCGGGGCCCTGCACGAGCCCGGGGGAGGGGGCCGGCACCAGACGATGGCCTGGTCCTCCGGGGACGGCTCGGCCTGGGACGGGCCCCGCCCGATCGGCGACCTCGGCTCCTGGCTCTGGCGGGTCTCCTGGAGCGGGGAGGGGTTGCCCTACAGCGTCGGCTACACCACCGGGGCGGAGCGGACCTCCCGGGTGGCCAGGCTCTATCGCGGGGTCGACGGCCGGGCCGACCGCTTCGAGGCGGTCGTCGACCCGTTCTTTTCCGGGGGGGAGCCGAGCGAGGCCACCCTGCTATTCCCCCCCGACGGCCCCGCCCTCTGCCTGCTCCGCCGGGACGGCGCCGAGCCCTCCGCGCAGCTCGGCCGGGCGGAGGCGCCGTACCTCGAATGGACCTGGGCCGACCTGGGGACCCGGGTCGGTGGGCCGGACCTCATCCGGCTGCCCGACGGGAGGCTGATCGCGGTGGTCCGGCTCTACGACGGCGGTCCCCGGACCTCGGTCTGCCGGCTCGACCCCGAGGCCGGCTCGCTGGCCGAATTGCTCACCCTGCCCTCGGGGGGGGACACCAGCTACGCCGGCCTGGCCTGGCATGGGGGGGAGCTCTGGGTCAGCTACTACTCCTCCCACGAGGAGAAGACGGCGATCTACCTGGCCCGGGTCGCGCTGCCGGAGGCCCCCTGACCGGTCGCGGTGCGGACCCCCCGGCCGCCGGGCGGCCACCCGCCCGCCCGGCGGTGCGGCGGACGGACCACCCGGTGACCGGGGCCGGGGCCGCTCGGGCAGGGGTTGGGTCGCCGTAATGCTTTCGAAAGTAAGTGATTGCGCCGGTCTTCGTGTCGCGGTCATCGGGGCCTCTCGAGTTGCCTGCGGGCGGCGGCACGCGAGATGCGTAAGCTGAGATGTTGCCGCAGGCCATCGGCCGAATGACGGCCGGCCGGGCCCGGAATCATCGATCATGCGGGAGGATGGAGTCATGTTGATCCGAATCTTCGACCGGGGGGCCGCGACGGTGATCGAGGCCCCGGCGGACGTGGTCGTCCACCGGGGCCGCGTCCTGGGGCTGCCCGACATGCTGGAGGTCCGCGGGGCCGCCGGCCAGGAGGCGGTCCTGCTGACCGAGTCGGTGGCCGTCTCGGCGGCACGCCTCGGGCTGTACGGCCTGAAGGTCGTGGAGCAGCCGGTGGCCAGGGTCCGGGCGTGATGGGCCGGCCGCCCGCCACCCCCCGGCCCGGCCCCCCCCGCCGGGCCGATCGCCCTCAGGAATCGATCGTGCCAGGGATCCGGCACCGCCCCCCAGCCGACCGCGCGACGCCGAGCGAGGCATGATGTCGACCCGATCCGCGAAGAAGCCCGCGGGCCTCCCCCCGGCCGCGGGACTCGCCCTCGCCCTCGCGCTGGTGCTCTCCCATGCGGCCCTCGCCCAATCGGGCGGCGGCCTGGGTGGGATGCTTGGGGGTGGCGACCCCTCCCCCGGGGGATCGTCGCCCGGCGGCGGTTCGGGCTCCTCCGGCCCCGGGGGCGACCTGGACATGCAGAGCGACGCCTACGTCCACCGCCCCGAGCTGAACGCCGGGCTGCCCCAGACGGAAGACCCGCCCGACCTGGAGACCCCCCAGGCCAGCCTGGCCAACTTCATCGACGCCTGCGACGAGGGGGACTACGACCGGGCCTCCCGGTCGCTCAACCTGAATGGCGTGGCCCACGACCGCCAGGCCGGGCTCGGCCCGACGCTCGCCCGGCAGCTCCGCGCGGTCCTCCAGCAGAAGCTCTGGATCGACTGGACCGACGTACCCGACCGCCCCGACGGGAGGCACTTCGGCTACACGCTGGAGAAGGCCCAGGGGAACACCACCGAGAAGCCCCGGTCGTTCTACCACCTCGGGTCAATCCCCCTCGATCACCGGGACGTCGACGTCTACCTGGAGCGGGTCAAGGTGCCCGGCGCGATGCCGGCCTGGGTCTTCTCCAAGCGGACGGTCTCCTACGTCCCCGACCTGTACTCGGCCTTCGGCCCGGGGCCCCTGGAACGTCGACTGCCGTCGGGGCTGACCGGGACGAAGGTCTGGGGCATCGCCACCTGGCAGTGGATCGGCATCGCGCTGTTCGGGCTGATCAGCCTGGGGATCGGCTGGGTGGTGCAGGCGGTGGTCGAGCGGATCCTCAAGGCCCAGTCGTCCCAGCGGCTCTCGGACTGGCTCAGGGCGCTGGCCTGGTCGGTGCACGGCCCGATCGCGGCCGTGGTGGGGCTGGTGGCGTTCAAGCTGCTGACGTCGAGCCTGCTCCGGCTGGCCGGCCCGGTGCTGGCGATCGTCGAGCCGGCGATCTTCGTGCTGATCGTCCTCTCGCTCACCTGGCTGCTCTCCCGGGTGATCGACTTCGCCTCGGGCCGGCTGACCAGCCGCTACGAGGGGGAAGAACGCGCGTCCAACGCCCACGAGATGCTCACCCGGATCAAGGTCGCCAAGCACTTCTTCACGGTGATCGTGCTGCTGGCCGGGCTGGGGGTGGCGCTCTGGCAGTTCGAGTGGTTCCACGCGATCGCCTACGGCATGCTGGCCTCGGCCGGGATCGCGGCCCTGATCCTCGGCGTGGCGGCCCAGCGCCCCCTGTCGAACCTGTTCGCCGGCGTCCAGCTGGCGATCACCCAGCCGGTCCGGGTCGGCGACGCGGTGATCTTCGCCGAGAACTGGGGCTGGATCGAGGAACTCGCCGTCACCTACGTCGTGATCCGCACCTGGGACATGAGGCGGCTGGTCGTCCCCACCTCGCAGCTCATGGACAACACCGTCGAGAACTGGACCAAGGGCGGCGAGAACATGATGAAGCCGGTGTACCTCTACGCCGACTACCGGGTCGACTTCGCCGCCGTCCGGGACGAACTGGGGCGCATCCTCAAGGATTCGGAGGACTGGGACGAGGAGGTGCCGCCGATCCTCCAGGTCACCGGCTGCAAGGAGGAGACGATCGAGCTGCGGGCCCTCTGCTCGGCCCGGGACCCGTCGGTCGCCTGGAACCTGCATTGCGAGGTCCGGGAGCGGCTCGTCTCCTTCCTGAGGGACCTGGAGGGGGGGGCCTACCTGCCCCGCACCCGGGTCGCCATGGTGGGGGACGGCCTCGCCTCCCCCGCCCTCGACGGCGACGACCGGCGGGAGCCGGCCGAGGGGGGCGACCGTCGGAGACCCGGTGATCGCCGGCGCAAGGGCCGGTCCCCCGCAGGTTCCGGCTCGAAATCGACTCGATCCCGCTCCAACCAGCAGGAGGCCGCCCGCCGTCATCGGATCGGCGGCAATCCCCGGGGGAATTCCGACGGCGACGGCGAAGGCGAGGGAGACGAGGGCACGTAAGACCGGCCCGGACGCCCATCCGCCGACATCGGAGTGGAGGTTGCGTGCACGCGGTATGGCCCCTCGATCCGACTCGACGCCGTCCCGCGGCCCCCGTATGATTGGATGATTCGGAGACCGCCAATCATCGAGGCCCCGATCGTCGGGGCCGGCACTGCGAGAGGGAACGCCATGTCCGGCATGACGCCGAGGAGTTGATCGTGGCACCGAGACTCTTGATCGTCGAGGACGATTTCACGCTGTCGGAGGTCTGGCGGACCGTGTTCTCGGCCCGGGGCTGGGAGGTGTCCGTCGCCTCTTCCGTGGCCGAGGGGCTGGCCCGGCTCGACCCGGCCCC carries:
- a CDS encoding sialidase family protein; the encoded protein is MTAIVLAALALAPHAPHAGGAELIEARRIWDEAPHSAFTDLIRFDGRWLCTFREGRGHVSPDGAIRVIASVDGESWESIARLTSHSADLRDPKLSVMPDGRLMLTAAGALHEPGGGGRHQTMAWSSGDGSAWDGPRPIGDLGSWLWRVSWSGEGLPYSVGYTTGAERTSRVARLYRGVDGRADRFEAVVDPFFSGGEPSEATLLFPPDGPALCLLRRDGAEPSAQLGRAEAPYLEWTWADLGTRVGGPDLIRLPDGRLIAVVRLYDGGPRTSVCRLDPEAGSLAELLTLPSGGDTSYAGLAWHGGELWVSYYSSHEEKTAIYLARVALPEAP
- a CDS encoding mechanosensitive ion channel family protein produces the protein MMSTRSAKKPAGLPPAAGLALALALVLSHAALAQSGGGLGGMLGGGDPSPGGSSPGGGSGSSGPGGDLDMQSDAYVHRPELNAGLPQTEDPPDLETPQASLANFIDACDEGDYDRASRSLNLNGVAHDRQAGLGPTLARQLRAVLQQKLWIDWTDVPDRPDGRHFGYTLEKAQGNTTEKPRSFYHLGSIPLDHRDVDVYLERVKVPGAMPAWVFSKRTVSYVPDLYSAFGPGPLERRLPSGLTGTKVWGIATWQWIGIALFGLISLGIGWVVQAVVERILKAQSSQRLSDWLRALAWSVHGPIAAVVGLVAFKLLTSSLLRLAGPVLAIVEPAIFVLIVLSLTWLLSRVIDFASGRLTSRYEGEERASNAHEMLTRIKVAKHFFTVIVLLAGLGVALWQFEWFHAIAYGMLASAGIAALILGVAAQRPLSNLFAGVQLAITQPVRVGDAVIFAENWGWIEELAVTYVVIRTWDMRRLVVPTSQLMDNTVENWTKGGENMMKPVYLYADYRVDFAAVRDELGRILKDSEDWDEEVPPILQVTGCKEETIELRALCSARDPSVAWNLHCEVRERLVSFLRDLEGGAYLPRTRVAMVGDGLASPALDGDDRREPAEGGDRRRPGDRRRKGRSPAGSGSKSTRSRSNQQEAARRHRIGGNPRGNSDGDGEGEGDEGT